The sequence TTTGGGATCTACATCCCACTGCTGCCCTCCCCATGGGACTCGTTGGCCTATGGTGTATCCTTTTCTGTGTACTGTGAGTAGCCTAGATGCATGAGCTTTGAAAGCAACTTAGGATGTCTTAGGGTGGACAGGTGCGTGTGATTAGTTCATCTTCCTATTTTCACCATTGCATTATGTAAAAGGGTAGGACAGCGTGTCTTGCAGAAATATAACTGTGTATGTGGTCTAATCCTTCACCACTGTCAATCACCAACACTGGTCAGTTTTCTGTACATTTCAACACTCACTTGTAGTTTCTAAGCATCTCCATTTTGATTGGATTTGGCATTTCAACACGAAGGCTGGTGATGCTGGCTGCACCAAGCTATCAAAGTGCTGGCTTGTCTGCTCGCAGTCCCTAAAGATCATCCTGACATCTTAACAGGAATGTTTCATGTTGCGCTCTCGGCCCATGGCGTTGGGAGCGTGCGGATGGCGTTGGCCGTGGCCCGTGGctgagatgagagcagaggTCTGATCCGTGGCTGGCAGGGAGTCAGGGCAGCTGTGCTGGCTGTGCCTCCAGGAGCCTCGTTTTTCCAGACGGCCAccgcacacacagccctgctgtggcatgctggggggTTGATAGGCTCTTGACGTCAGGGCTGTCAGTGTGCACACTAGCGCATTGGTGGGCACATGGGTGTTTCATGGAGAGCTGACTGCACTCTACACTCTAAGAGGTTTTTGTAAGCAGTGCTGGGCCTTGcctgttttcttctctgtttgaGGTCAAATGTCAGACAATAATCAGAAGCTCATCTGTGattccctttttttaaaaaaaaggtgtgTTGATGTACAGAATACTTAGTTTCTTACCTCTCTTTCCAATCACTCTCTTCCCAAGTGAATTTTACCTTGACTTCAATCTACACAGCATCTTGgatttttctttgttcttcacCTGGTTACCCACATTGCAGCTGTGTTGATAGACCCAGCAGAACCCATTGTGCGCGCCAGAAACTACGCCTCTACCTTGCCGACCTTTGACAAAAGCCAACATGCACATGTCATCCTTGACCTACACTGTAAAATCTGTGATATTGACGTGTGAGTGTACTGTCCTCGTCAGATGTCTATTTACTTTCTATCTACTTTCAAAGTGATTTATTTTCACAAAGATTGTGCATGACCATGAATTATTCTCATCCCCATGTTACTTCTGTGCTGTTTCTCTCCCCTTTGTGTTGCTTGCTATCTGCAGGGGACCTCGAGCTAAACACTGCAAGGCTTGCAACAAATGTGTTACAGACTTTGACCACCACTGCAAGTATATGAATAAttgtgtggggaggaggaacTATTGGTAAGAGGAAACTTGGCTTTGAGTATAATGTGTTTCTTTGGTTGCCATCAGGGCACTTTCAGCACCACTGTTTTGTTCCTCTTCAGACATGTGGTCATAAGCAGTCTCTTTGTAATGACTGCATGCTCTGGGTTTTAATGTCACAGTGCTACCTACCTGCAACCGTCCTGTGACCTGTTCTAGGATGTGGTGCTGGATATTTGTATGGATTAGAATTTGTCTTCTTTTATCTAACTATATTAGTTGTAATGGTCCAACCTGCAGGTTTTTCTTTGTGGCCGTTGTGACTGCTGCTATTGGAATGTTTCTGCTGCTCCTCATGGTTTTGTTCATCATCATTGAGCACTCTTTGAACCCGGCCATACTCCGCACCGCCCCTCAGTTTCAGGGTAAGAGGACTGGTCGAATGCTTTCTGAGCAAACATGCATTAGTTTGAATGCTCCATGGTTACAATAACGCCCTGATTGTTAGCTGGCTACATGCAAAAGGGATGTTCCCTTTCAGATTACTTTCACACGTGTATGTCATGCGGCACAGTGCTATCTGTTCAGTCTGTACCTGTCTGTCCAGGTCTGAATAACTCGACATGGTTGGTGTTTCTCCCACTGGCTCCTGTGCACACCAGCTCCGCTGGACTCTTGGTAGTGAGCTGCTTCACCTTtttactgacgctggttttctTGGTGGTTGTGATTCACCTGCTGGGATTTCATATATTTCTCTGTGAGTATGAAGAATAGGCATTTTTGCAGGTGTATATGATAATCAGAAATGAAAGACGGGACTGCCCTGAAGGCCACAAATGGCTGACGTGTTGCATAAATGGCTAACATTTTGTTTCTTTATGTGTACAGTGTCGAAGAAGCTTACCACATACGAGTACATCATGAAAAAGCGGCAAGAAGAGAAGGATCGTGATTTGGAATTGGGAGAGAAGCAATCCCGACCCACAAGTGCGGAATCAGCAAAGGTAAGACAGACTCCTCTCTGTTTTAGCTCCCTATAGCACAGTTGATTTGGTTGAGCAGGACATTTTGTTAGACTACATCGTTGctctgtgggtttttttttagacaCAGCCTTCTGTGGATGTATCTGTGGACTGTGACTCATCTTTGCCCAGTCAAGCCAGTCAAAGCAGGTGAGGCTTTAACTTAATGAGACCAACTGATCAGTTATGATTACAGAACATGTTATTGAGCTGCATTTGTGCCGTCTTTGTAGTATGGAGTACCAGGATGAAAGGAGGGAACTTGCCTTGCGTATCTCTATGGCGATGTGTGCAGAGGTACGAGCAATTTACTTTATTTCATGAAACATCTATTTTGAGATTGGACATTTGACACCTGTGCCAAAACTGTGTGCATTGTTTTcttgtgaaatatgtcattgaACAAATTGATTTTAAGATTTGACATTGCATTTGACATGTCCCAAACCTGTGTGTATTGCAGCTGAAGCGTCTTGGTTCGATGACAGGAGCTCAATGGCACGAATGGTACAGAAACACCAGCCCATCCAAAGACATGACGCCAGGTGATTTTGAACACTTCACAAACTCAGAATCCAATCATTCATTGCATGGTGCACTGAAAGCTAGTTGTGTTAGTTGGTCCATATTATGATGCAAATGTTTGGGAAGATAAAAGACTggtagttgtaaaatgtaattcCTAGCATAATGGTGTTACTTGTCTTGGCTTCAATTTCCTAACGAAGAGTCTCATTTTAGGGGAGGATTTCGGTGAGTCCCTCAGCTGGACTGGACTACagcaggtggtggtggatggagaGCAGAGCCGTGAGAAGTCTGCGGAAGCGGCTCCTATTATCCAGCAGCCCCTGGCCAGCTCTGTCTTGGCAGTTGAGCAGCAGCTGAGCATGGACACAAGGTCCGAGTCGGCCCTCTCCCAGCAGTGAGCGACTGGAAACCCTCTAGACCTGAACCCTAACGGCTATCTGACAATGGACACGACTAACGACGACGATTATGGATTATGGCTGACTGGAACATATAtaaaaacgtttttttctttgattgaagttTACACTGATCTTTTAATGCATGGACCCTGGCTGGAACAGTCTAGTGCCTTAATTTAACTTCACGATAAATGCATACTTGAATGTGcgaaatttcatttcatttttaccTTGAACTGTGGAATAATTAATGTCTTGACAGCAAGTAATGTGTCATAAGAGTATTGTGTATTTCACTCAGTGGTTAAAGGATTACATAATCTGCTGGTTGCATCTTCAGCAGTTGTATAACATGAAAGAAACAGACCCTGGTGACTCCACAATAGTGAGACACTTCAACGTATTACAGGATGTGAAGAGTGCAGAGCAATTACATGATATTTGTTCTTGTAAATAAGAGCCTCATGGAAGTGTACACATGCTATATCTAGGCCTAATTATAAataattaacattaacattatgtGAGGGCAGCAAGTTAATGTAGtggatgaaaagaaaatatgtaggctatttattagtAATTCTCTTATTCTCTGAGTTACTGAAAGAAGAGTCATTGTTTTATAATGGTAattaatataatattttattttttaaaatataatcaTACAAAAAtagcaattcaattcaatgtacAATATATTGGAGTAAACATTTTTTCAATCATCTGACTAGCAGACAGTCAGAAAGCCCATCTGTATGGCCAAATCCCAGATGCCAGGAATGGCATCAAGTTTCTCTACAGCGTCCTCAGGAAGAACGACGCCCTCTGTGGCGTTGTCCCACCACGTCTTCTGCCGAGGCTGGTCCAAGGTCCTGTCACGGACACTTCCTGTCTGGAGCTCGTTGGGGCACCCTGACCCCTCCCTCGCTGGGACGTGCTCAGCCTTACGCTTGAGCCCTCTGTAGTAGGAGGCCATGTCACGGTGGTACTCCATCATCTTCACACGCTCCGCTTGGTTGGAGTGGACTGTGCTCTTACAGTAGGTCGGGACTTCACCACCGGCCCCAGTGGGGAGACCTGCCGGAGCTGCAGGGGTGGACCGAGTGGGACCGACCCCCAGAGGGATGAATCCTCCCTGGGCGACACTGCCTGGCACCTGGGCTTGCATCGGCTTCATGTGTTGCTGACCATGAAGTGCTGCGGCAGGGGCGGTGAAGTTCCCCACAAAGGTAAGGGGTGCAGCCTCCTGCCTCAAAGCACTACTGGATGAGCTGATTGTGCCCACGTGGGTCAGTCCACCAGTCTCCCGCTGATGAACAGCAGAGACGGACAGCAGCTCCTGCTCTCGTGCTGACACCTGCACAACTGAAGAGACACATTCATGTTAGCTACTCTAGTTGTCAGTTATTCAGATCAGCCACATTTAGAGGACATAGACTTCTTCTTACCTGCAGATGGGTAGGCATGTTTCATGATCTCACTGCCACAGGGCCGAGTGAGATGGCGTGGTGTCTTCTGGGCGGACGGAACACCACGGATGCCTGCACTCCCAGAGTCAGGGCCCTTTTGGGAATTCAGCAGGGCCAATAGCTGGTCCTGGGTGATGTTCGGAGCATGAGTGAAGTTCCCAACGAATGTCAGGTTTTCCTCCTTCCTCGCTGGAGCCACTGCCACAGGTCTGGGAGGAGCCACCCGGCTGCTCTTGACACCGTTGCCCACGAGAGTGAGGTGCTGAGGTGTTGAGGTGGGCAGcttggccataccatgccactCCTCCTGGACCACAGCACGCCTGTCTCCAGACTCCCTCCAATACTTACCTACAACATATCAgaaatatgaatataaataaatatatcaacCATAATCAATTTATTAGGCCTAACTATAAGAACACTGCAAATATTATATCCTTACTTGCAGAAAACCGTGTAGACCGCACATATTGATATTGCTGCTTTGATGGAGGTATCCAAAGGGGCACGGTGTTTCTGTTTTCCTCAACAGTGTTGCTACAGGACAGGTTTCTCTGAAACAGAGGCTGATGTTCAGTCCCGATCCAGGATCCTGCTGGGTTGAATGTCCTTGAGTAGAAAGCCATTGAAGTTGAAAATCGCTTTGAAATCGCAGAGGTTAATCACAAGTGACTTGCCTTCAGCTTGTTCATGGAAGAAGTGGCAAGTTTGGCCCAAATTCTACTTTGCCCAACATTCTAACATTCTAAgttctaaattctaaattctaaattctaaacTCTAACATTCTAATGCAAACATCTTGGTTGCTTGGTGATTATAATGTCATCAAATAGAATGCTTCTAGCAGGAAGTGCATTCCATGACAACTGACAGATCAAGAACACCCACCTACACTTTGCACAAATGTTCAGTTCATACACTGAGGGAAATACAGTTAGAGCGAGTtgtgtattatttgtgtgtgtgtgtgtgagagagagagagagagagagagagagagagagagagagagagagagagagagagagagagagagagagagagagagagagagagagagagtgaaagagagtgtatgtgtgtgtgtttgtgtctgtctgtttggagGGCACAGGATCGTGGTCTCATTTTTTCTCTTTGACTTTGCACTTGAAATTGGTGGCGCAGGTGCCTTTTCAAGCCCCCATCCCATCCTTCTATTGGACTACAAGTTTGGAAGGGTCACCATGACGCAATATGCTTCCTTTTCATTGGCTGTACAGGACATTTTTGGGTGGGGCTTAAGGCTGTGGGTGGGACTGCTATCTCTAGGGGCTTCACATGCACTGAGACATTCGtttatttttacctcctccaaggaggtgatgttttcatcggggaccggcgtttgtctgtctgtctgtttgtttgtttgtttgtttgtctgtctgtctgttagcaagataactcaaaaagtaatggatggatttcgatgaaattttcagggaaggtcagacatgaccctaggaagaaacgattaaattgggagtgatccgtaacatcGTCGGGATTCCGGGGCCGTTAATGTGTTTTGCTTACTGGTTTAATGGCATgatatggccacgtggtggcgatcggaatagtttaggttcaaatgtatgacaacctaggaagaacaacacaggcggaggtctgcgctctctgagtgcttttctagttttctctgttatctgttttcttttatcttttagaaaagacaaaaaagacacttgaaaataaaatgttgaaGGCAGGAGGGTGAAGAGATGGTGGCTGGGATGACTGGGGTCAGAAACTATACGCTTGGCCTTTCTTCTGCATCGCTGACTGTAGATGTCCTGGATGGATGGTAACTCAGTCCTTGTAATACGCTGTGCTGATCTGACAACTCTTTGTAGCACTTTTCGATCCTGGGCAGTGCTGTTACCATACCATGCTGTTATGCCACCAGTCAGAATACTCTCTATTGTACAGCGGTAAAAGTTGGTCAATATTGTGTGGTCCATGCCAAATTTCCGCAGACATCGCAGAAAGAAGAGCCGCTGTCTTGCTGTCTTTGTGATCACACCAATATGGTGTGTCCAGCtcagatcctcactgatgttaaTGCCCAGGAATCTGAAGCTTTtgactctctccactgctgcactcccgatgtgaatgggtgtgtgttctTCTCCCTGCAGCCGCCTGTAATCCACTATCAGCTCCTTGGTCTTTGTTACATTGAGCAGCAGACTGTTATCCTGACACCAAGATGTCATTGCTGCCACCTCTGCTCTGTAGGCAGACTCGTCACCATTCTTGATGCAGCCGATTATGGTGGTGTCATCAGCAAACTTAATGATGGTGTGGAGCTGTCAGTGGCTGCACAGTCATATATGTACAGTGAGTACAACAGAGGGCTTAACACACAACCCTTTGGAGCACCAGTGCTGAGTGTTAgactggaggaggtgatgttaccTAGCCGTACTGCCTGTGGCCTGCCTGTTAGGAAATTTAGTATCCAGCTGTACATGGAGGGACTG comes from Sardina pilchardus chromosome 6, fSarPil1.1, whole genome shotgun sequence and encodes:
- the LOC134083174 gene encoding palmitoyltransferase ZDHHC11-like; amino-acid sequence: MRCCDQHLRRSEPATGSTCNEPVTPAPRSRRNGWSARPSPQQLVSYFTYIYLVVVGFGIYIPLLPSPWDSLAYGHLGFFFVLHLVTHIAAVLIDPAEPIVRARNYASTLPTFDKSQHAHVILDLHCKICDIDVGPRAKHCKACNKCVTDFDHHCKYMNNCVGRRNYWFFFVAVVTAAIGMFLLLLMVLFIIIEHSLNPAILRTAPQFQDYFHTCMSCGTVLSVQSVPVCPGLNNSTWLVFLPLAPVHTSSAGLLVVSCFTFLLTLVFLVVVIHLLGFHIFLLSKKLTTYEYIMKKRQEEKDRDLELGEKQSRPTSAESAKTQPSVDVSVDCDSSLPSQASQSSMEYQDERRELALRISMAMCAELKRLGSMTGAQWHEWYRNTSPSKDMTPGEDFGESLSWTGLQQVVVDGEQSREKSAEAAPIIQQPLASSVLAVEQQLSMDTRSESALSQQ
- the LOC134083175 gene encoding uncharacterized protein LOC134083175, whose amino-acid sequence is MAFYSRTFNPAGSWIGTEHQPLFQRNLSCSNTVEENRNTVPLWIPPSKQQYQYVRSTRFSASKYWRESGDRRAVVQEEWHGMAKLPTSTPQHLTLVGNGVKSSRVAPPRPVAVAPARKEENLTFVGNFTHAPNITQDQLLALLNSQKGPDSGSAGIRGVPSAQKTPRHLTRPCGSEIMKHAYPSAVVQVSAREQELLSVSAVHQRETGGLTHVGTISSSSSALRQEAAPLTFVGNFTAPAAALHGQQHMKPMQAQVPGSVAQGGFIPLGVGPTRSTPAAPAGLPTGAGGEVPTYCKSTVHSNQAERVKMMEYHRDMASYYRGLKRKAEHVPAREGSGCPNELQTGSVRDRTLDQPRQKTWWDNATEGVVLPEDAVEKLDAIPGIWDLAIQMGFLTVC